Within the Dialister hominis genome, the region ATGCCGCCTGCGATGGTGCCGTCTTTCTTGAGGGCTTCCGTCTCTTCGACGGTGAGGGACTTGATGAGGCTGCAGGGGTTGTCCTTGTCCTTGAGGACGCCGTCGATGTTGCTCATGAAGACGAGACATTCGGCGTTCAGGGCAGCTGCGATTTCAGTGGCTGCTGTGTCGGCGTTGATATTGTGCGGCTGTCCTTTGTCGTCGATGCCGACGGAGGAAATGACGGGGATGTAGCCGCCTGCGAGGAGGTTGTCGATGATGCCTTTATTGACGGCGTCGATTTCTCCTACAAGGCCGAGGGCCGGGTCCTTGGTGTGGACGTGAATAAGGTTGCCGTCTATACCGCAGAGGCCGGCTGCCTTTCCGCCAAGGGCGGTGAGTTCAGCGACAAGGCCTTTATTGATCTTACCGGCAAGGACCATCTGCACGACTTCCATGGTGTCTTCGTTCGTGACTCGGAGGCCGTTCACGAAGTGGGACTCGATGTGGAGGGCATCCAGCATATGGTTGATATCAGGGCCGCCTCCATGGACGAGGATGACATTGACGCCGACGAGGCGGAGGAGAAGGATGTCCTGCATGACGGATTTCTTCAGTTCCGGATCGGTCATTGCATTTCCGCCGTACTTGGCAACGACGTA harbors:
- the argB gene encoding acetylglutamate kinase, which encodes MNQATNAVRAEILTQAIPYIKEYAGKYVVAKYGGNAMTDPELKKSVMQDILLLRLVGVNVILVHGGGPDINHMLDALHIESHFVNGLRVTNEDTMEVVQMVLAGKINKGLVAELTALGGKAAGLCGIDGNLIHVHTKDPALGLVGEIDAVNKGIIDNLLAGGYIPVISSVGIDDKGQPHNINADTAATEIAAALNAECLVFMSNIDGVLKDKDNPCSLIKSLTVEETEALKKDGTIAGGMIPKVDGCTDAIKGGVKKVFIINGEIPHALLIELLTDEGLGTMFSA